From one Bos javanicus breed banteng chromosome 15, ARS-OSU_banteng_1.0, whole genome shotgun sequence genomic stretch:
- the LOC133261212 gene encoding olfactory receptor 10A5-like: MVEGNWTKVNEFSLMSFSSLPTEIQSLLFLTFLFIYLVTLLGNSLIILVTLADPTLHSPMYFFLRNLSFLEIGFNLVIVPKMLGTLIAQDTTISFLGCATQMYFLFFFGVSECFLLATMAYDRYVAICSPLHYPVIMNPRTRAKLAAVSWFPGIPMATVQTTWLFSFPFCGINKVNHFFCDSPPVLRLICADTALFEIYAIIGTILVVMIPCLLILCSYTRIAAAILKIPSAKGKHKAFSTCSSHLLVVSLFYVSLSLTYFRPKSNNSPESKKVLSLCYTVVTPMLNPIIYSLRNSEVKNALGWTFHKAMGVRTAFCRHFEV; encoded by the coding sequence ATGGTTGAAGGAAACTGGACAAAAGTTAATGAGTTTAGCCTCATGAGTTTCTCTTCCTTACCTACTGAAATACAGTCATTACTTTTCCTGACATTTCTATTCATCTACCTGGTCACTCTGCTGGGAAACAGCCTCATCATTCTGGTTACCTTGGCTGACCCCACGCTGCACagccccatgtacttcttcctcaggAACTTGTCCTTCTTAGAGATTGGCTTCAACCTAGTCATTGTGCCCAAGATGCTGGGGACCCTGATTGCCCAGGACACAACCATCTCCTTTCTTGGCTGTGCCACTCAGAtgtatttcctcttcttctttgggGTTTCTGAATGCTTCCTCCTGGCCaccatggcctatgaccgctatgtagCCATCTGCAGTCCCTTGCACTACCCAGTCATCATGAACCCAAGGACACGTGCCAAACTGGCAGCTGTCTCCTGGTTTCCAGGCATTCCCATGGCTACTGTGCAGACCACATGGCTCTTCAGCTTTCCATTCTGTGGCATCAACAAGGTgaaccacttcttctgtgacagCCCTCCTGTGCTGAGGCTGATCTGTGCAGACACAGCGCTATTTGAGATCTATGCCATCATTGGAACCATTCTGGTTGTCATGATTCCCTGCTTGCTGATCCTATGTTCCTACACTCGCATCGCTGCTGCCATCCTGAAGATTCCATCGGCTAAGGGGAAGCATAAAGCCTTCTCTACCTGCTCATCCCACCTACTTGTTGTCTCCCTCTTCTATGTATCTTTAAGCCTCACCTACTTTCGGCCTAAGTCCAATAATTCTCCTGAGAGCAAAAAAGTGCTATCACTGTGCTACACGGTTGTAACTCCCATGTTGAACCCCATCATCTACAGCTTGAGAAATAGTGAGGTGAAGAATGCCCTTGGTTGGACCTTCCATAAGGCTATGGGTGTCAGAACTGCATTCTGTAGGCATTTTGAGGTATAA